GCGATAAGACAGCGCCGCTTGCGCCGTTCACGTTTGAGAGACGTTCACTAAGACCGTTGGATGTCAAGATCGAGATCCTCTTCTGCGGCGTCTGCCACTCCGATCTGCATCAGGCGCGCAACGAATGGCAAAACACGCGCTACCCTGTAGTTCCGGGCCATGAGATCGTTGGAAGGGTTGTCCAGGTGGGTCAGGATGTCAAAGCGTTCAAAGTCGGCGATCTCGCCGGCGTCGGCTGCCTTGTGGACTCTTGTAGAACGTGTCCAAGCTGCAAGGAGCATCTTGAGCAGTACTGCGAAAATGGAATGACCTTCACTTATAACGGCATCGATAAGATCGATGGAACAATCACCTATGGCGGCTACTCGGGCGAGATCGTGGTCGACGAGGCGTTTGTGTTAAAAATCCCCAAGCAGTTCACAGAAAAAGATCTTCCGGGCGTTGCCCCTCTTCTTTGCGCCGGGATCACCACCTATTCGCCGCTCCGTCACTGGAAAGTGGGAAAAGACTCCAGAGTGGGTGTCGTCGGCATCGGTGGGCTGGGCCATATGGCAATCAAATTGGCCAAGGCTATGGGAGCGCATGTGGTTGTC
This genomic window from Estrella lausannensis contains:
- a CDS encoding NAD(P)-dependent alcohol dehydrogenase codes for the protein MGKTIGYAASDKTAPLAPFTFERRSLRPLDVKIEILFCGVCHSDLHQARNEWQNTRYPVVPGHEIVGRVVQVGQDVKAFKVGDLAGVGCLVDSCRTCPSCKEHLEQYCENGMTFTYNGIDKIDGTITYGGYSGEIVVDEAFVLKIPKQFTEKDLPGVAPLLCAGITTYSPLRHWKVGKDSRVGVVGIGGLGHMAIKLAKAMGAHVVVFTSSESKVQDVKRLGASEVVISKNKKEMSKFAASLDFIINTVSVSHNLDEYLQLLKQGGTMCLVGAPPTPHPSPNVTNLIYKRRSLGGSLIGGLKETQEMLDFCGQHHVLSDIELIPIQRINEAYERMLKGDVKYRFVIDLASLKV